TATTCACAAATCAATGATATAACATAGTTGTTCGGCGTTAAGCAGGCTTCGGGATGGAAGGGCCTGGTATAAGTTTGTTTCAAGGATCCGATAGCATCCAGTTGAACACAACCGCCCAGCGCCAAGAGGAGGATGAAGAACAAGAAGACATCAAGCGCAGGAATGAGGAGGTGAATGTTAACTCTCTTCTTGGTAAACAAACCCAAACCCCTCCGTTTCTTGCACTATAAAcccttttcgtaattttttcaagatcaaaaacattttgacAAATGCTTTTGACGACctcgacaacgacgacgacgaagccAGCTCAGTCAACAGCAGTAGATGCTACAATGACGTTACCAGAGACACAGAACGGAGTCATGCAGGAGGGTTAGTTTTTGATACTACGCGCTCTGAGAGTGGCCCGACGGTTTCTCAAATACAACGAGAATTCGGGGTGTACGGACGCGTCGACGCCAGTAATGATTGCAATGATCAACCCCAGTCCAATTTCGAACACCAAAATGCAGATCGTGGCCCTACTATTTCAGACATACAGAGAGAATACGGGGTGTATGGGCAACCGGAAACACCGTATAGTAAGAATACTGCAAATAATATGGTCAATTCGTTGGACAGTCCTTATGAATTGCCCAAACCATCGAATCCTGGGTATCCTCACAATATCAGAGCTCAGCTTAACGAGGGGTATACTTTTCCTGAGAGTTATCCACCTAATTACAAAACTCCAACCAGTCACTTTGGAACAGCGACTGAAAATTATCGAGACAATGGGTATATCGAcgattacgaaaaaaatggCCCGTATAAAGCTATTCAGGAATTTGGCGGAGGAGATAGCGAAGTCACTTCAGATCATTTTAAGCATTGCTTTCAAACCAGTCCAAATGGCGGTCCTGTCGATGAGAATACAGCCTATAAGACCGCGGAGTATAATAGTAATGAACAATTGCAAGTATTGTATTCTGTTAGAATGCGAGAAATTCAAAGGTTAACGGAAGAGttgcaacagttgcaagaggAACGAAAAGAAGAGACAAGTCAACTCAGTAGAAAGCTTGCTCTTGCTCAAGCTGAAGTGGAAAGATCTAACCTGTCGAGAAATCAGGCACAGAATTTACttggtaaatattttacattgatgtgagcaaaaatttgttaaacttttttacaattgttttgatttttccagtGGACGCTAAAGTGGAAATAGGTGATCTCCAGGCAAAATTAGCAGCTTTGAAAGAAAACGTTGCTGTATTGGAAAAGACTAAGCAAAATGTGAGTAATaaagatgtgaaaataaagatCAGAGAGTTTTGTGTTATTTCGTTccataagaataataataataataataatttctattaCTCACCTCAACAGATGGGTGAAGAGCTCAGCATTTCCAAAAATTCGGTGGCTGATCTTCAACAAAAAATAGCCGTCCTAGAAAGAGTACAAATGTTGCAGACAACTGATAAAactcatgaaaaatttttgaaacaagcTCAAGAAAAACACACCATAGAGATGAAGAACATGCAGATACAAATAGATGCTCTTACAGATAAATTAAATGCTAAGGTATTCACTTGAACTAATGAACCTTTCACATAATTTCATAGTATAAAATAACACGAGatcttttgtaatttttgatgAAGCTGCTAATCATGGATTCTAGCAGCAGCGACATTTGGGCAAGTGTCTGATCTTCTGCATAGAAGTTTGCGTTTGCttccttgaaaaaattatttcatttaaatttgcTCCAGAGTAATACTGATTCGTGTAATATCTCCCGATTACATCGatcaagaaaaattgatattaaaatgtaaaaatttactggttgttttaaaataattaggAAACATCTTATGTCGCTCTGGAACACAAGTTAGCTGATGTAAGGAGGGCACATGAAACATTAATGGTAGATAAAGGAGATACGATGAATCGTCTGTCGCGTGCGCTAGAGGAAAGTCAGGCTCAATGTCGTCATCTGATGGCCAGTCACAATGTGCAGGAAGTTACGAAACTGGAAACTCAGCTTAGAATTGTGACGGAGGAGAAGGACGAGCTTGTTAAAACTGTACACGAACTGCAGGTAAGGATTGTCGTCTAAGCATCTTTCTTTCCGTGAATACTTGACAAGAGTTCATTTACTTCTAGCGGAAATTGGATTTAGCCAAGAGCGATATTACACAATATGACTCACTGCTGGCAACTACGTGTGAAGAGGAATCCGACTCTATGAGGCAACTAAAGTTGGGCGAACTTCACAATAGATCTAAGAGTAAACCAGCTGATGATATTACCAATAAACTGCGAGGAGAATTGCAGCGGTATTCCTAATTCGTCTTTCGATGGTTACTCAATACCAGAATGAAGATCTTTTAATTAACAAGCTGTTTTTATTATAGATGCTTGGCAGGACAAGCAGTTAAAAGGAAAGAGATAAATCGTCTAGAAAATACTCTTGCccaaaaagaaagagaggtCGAACAAGCTTCATCGTTGGCTCAAACATGTCAAGAAGAAGCAGCGAGATATGCAAGGCGGGTCAACGAGTTGGAAATGGAATTGAAATCTCTTTTGACGGACAAAGCTATGAAAGCAAACGCGGAGATACAAAAGCTTTCTGATCACTTGAATGATACAAAAAAACTTTGTGATAACCTGcagacagaaaaaaatgaactcGAGCTTAAACTACAGCAGGCTTTAGTTAGAAATGAGGAAAACTTAAGACGTGTGCATCAGGAAATATTGGCAGAGCAAGAGAAAGAAGCTGTGGGAGAATACAACAAAGAGTATTTAGAAATTCACGAAAAGGCAGTACAAAGAGTCAGGCAGGAGGCGCAAGTTGAAATAGTTCAGTTATCGTAAGTATCATAACCCAAAACAAGAACATTGCATGATGACCGTAGTTTATTTGAACATCTTTAGAATCAATtgtcataaaaatttaccatATTTCACAGAGTGCAATTGGAACAGACCCAAAAAGAACTAGATCGAGTTAAAGAATTATACGTAGATGTTTGTGGTACAAAAGAGCAATTGATAGCACAGCATCAGGAAGAAATTGCGGAATTAAAAGTAACGTATGCAGACTTTGAGACACATAAGGCAATGGCGGACAAGATGAATCGTGACTTAGAAACTCAGGCATCCGTTATAAAGAGGCTAACTAAAGAGTGTGAGCTTTATAGGAGTAAAAATGTAGAACTGGAAAACGATTTGAGTCATGAAAGGCAGAGAAGAGAAGAACATGCAAAAAGAATACATGTTGAAATTGAGAGAAGTGAGGAGAAACCATTTTGCTTTGGGTTTTGAAGCACCTTTATAGACGTCAATTTCTGACCATTGATTTTGTCTTTCTTGTTTGCAGCGAAAGAAGAAACGCTGAAAGAACTGCGTAATGCTTACCCAAACCGTAAC
This region of Neodiprion fabricii isolate iyNeoFabr1 chromosome 7, iyNeoFabr1.1, whole genome shotgun sequence genomic DNA includes:
- the LOC124186980 gene encoding centrosomal protein of 152 kDa-like isoform X1, translated to MNQDGVYPVTRGWRERDATSFGMEGPGISLFQGSDSIQLNTTAQRQEEDEEQEDIKRRNEEIKNILTNAFDDLDNDDDEASSVNSSRCYNDVTRDTERSHAGGLVFDTTRSESGPTVSQIQREFGVYGRVDASNDCNDQPQSNFEHQNADRGPTISDIQREYGVYGQPETPYSKNTANNMVNSLDSPYELPKPSNPGYPHNIRAQLNEGYTFPESYPPNYKTPTSHFGTATENYRDNGYIDDYEKNGPYKAIQEFGGGDSEVTSDHFKHCFQTSPNGGPVDENTAYKTAEYNSNEQLQVLYSVRMREIQRLTEELQQLQEERKEETSQLSRKLALAQAEVERSNLSRNQAQNLLVDAKVEIGDLQAKLAALKENVAVLEKTKQNMGEELSISKNSVADLQQKIAVLERVQMLQTTDKTHEKFLKQAQEKHTIEMKNMQIQIDALTDKLNAKETSYVALEHKLADVRRAHETLMVDKGDTMNRLSRALEESQAQCRHLMASHNVQEVTKLETQLRIVTEEKDELVKTVHELQRKLDLAKSDITQYDSLLATTCEEESDSMRQLKLGELHNRSKSKPADDITNKLRGELQRCLAGQAVKRKEINRLENTLAQKEREVEQASSLAQTCQEEAARYARRVNELEMELKSLLTDKAMKANAEIQKLSDHLNDTKKLCDNLQTEKNELELKLQQALVRNEENLRRVHQEILAEQEKEAVGEYNKEYLEIHEKAVQRVRQEAQVEIVQLSVQLEQTQKELDRVKELYVDVCGTKEQLIAQHQEEIAELKVTYADFETHKAMADKMNRDLETQASVIKRLTKECELYRSKNVELENDLSHERQRREEHAKRIHVEIERTKEETLKELRNAYPNRNISVILPDHCSEHVDKITQLEDDCKRLEEKLSNVVEERKKMSELQTNLDDARLKIAQLEIAHESLKKKCEDVARDRNSCRDQISALELELLNAKRSTQSNSQESSDIRQSLERAQSEYESLQKEYDSVLRDRNTLKDKLSTLEIKQLQGNTDVNSNSEERMILLANESRRNDEQLQLRSKEINMLKEERDQLVVKLKDQARQFERYVKSQMQVSVELNNSPRSLTGDADLQKMREIAIKEVREEMEEKVTDELKGIEEQHKQRQKEIEEQYKTLLLELQSRCREKTEEVEAVKETMIAERLQLQSRFKAQEQTIAKMIEAKLEKMHHELVARKIRIESLLEELRRREIDMEEQRNVMAQVMSEWASEIRSVKTKEAEMNQDIEKLKQKEEALTEEVKDLKQTEEDMKSNINMLKHKYQSARKTAQNYKELAENKEKFFLSECERIKEGYKRAMNQVQQKVDAIVSSQEKQVSTKMAELESQYEEQLEQMRLKMKYKNKC
- the LOC124186980 gene encoding centrosomal protein of 152 kDa-like isoform X2, producing MRLVIDDTLVARFGMEGPGISLFQGSDSIQLNTTAQRQEEDEEQEDIKRRNEEIKNILTNAFDDLDNDDDEASSVNSSRCYNDVTRDTERSHAGGLVFDTTRSESGPTVSQIQREFGVYGRVDASNDCNDQPQSNFEHQNADRGPTISDIQREYGVYGQPETPYSKNTANNMVNSLDSPYELPKPSNPGYPHNIRAQLNEGYTFPESYPPNYKTPTSHFGTATENYRDNGYIDDYEKNGPYKAIQEFGGGDSEVTSDHFKHCFQTSPNGGPVDENTAYKTAEYNSNEQLQVLYSVRMREIQRLTEELQQLQEERKEETSQLSRKLALAQAEVERSNLSRNQAQNLLVDAKVEIGDLQAKLAALKENVAVLEKTKQNMGEELSISKNSVADLQQKIAVLERVQMLQTTDKTHEKFLKQAQEKHTIEMKNMQIQIDALTDKLNAKETSYVALEHKLADVRRAHETLMVDKGDTMNRLSRALEESQAQCRHLMASHNVQEVTKLETQLRIVTEEKDELVKTVHELQRKLDLAKSDITQYDSLLATTCEEESDSMRQLKLGELHNRSKSKPADDITNKLRGELQRCLAGQAVKRKEINRLENTLAQKEREVEQASSLAQTCQEEAARYARRVNELEMELKSLLTDKAMKANAEIQKLSDHLNDTKKLCDNLQTEKNELELKLQQALVRNEENLRRVHQEILAEQEKEAVGEYNKEYLEIHEKAVQRVRQEAQVEIVQLSVQLEQTQKELDRVKELYVDVCGTKEQLIAQHQEEIAELKVTYADFETHKAMADKMNRDLETQASVIKRLTKECELYRSKNVELENDLSHERQRREEHAKRIHVEIERTKEETLKELRNAYPNRNISVILPDHCSEHVDKITQLEDDCKRLEEKLSNVVEERKKMSELQTNLDDARLKIAQLEIAHESLKKKCEDVARDRNSCRDQISALELELLNAKRSTQSNSQESSDIRQSLERAQSEYESLQKEYDSVLRDRNTLKDKLSTLEIKQLQGNTDVNSNSEERMILLANESRRNDEQLQLRSKEINMLKEERDQLVVKLKDQARQFERYVKSQMQVSVELNNSPRSLTGDADLQKMREIAIKEVREEMEEKVTDELKGIEEQHKQRQKEIEEQYKTLLLELQSRCREKTEEVEAVKETMIAERLQLQSRFKAQEQTIAKMIEAKLEKMHHELVARKIRIESLLEELRRREIDMEEQRNVMAQVMSEWASEIRSVKTKEAEMNQDIEKLKQKEEALTEEVKDLKQTEEDMKSNINMLKHKYQSARKTAQNYKELAENKEKFFLSECERIKEGYKRAMNQVQQKVDAIVSSQEKQVSTKMAELESQYEEQLEQMRLKMKYKNKC
- the LOC124186980 gene encoding centrosomal protein of 152 kDa-like isoform X3 — protein: MEGPGISLFQGSDSIQLNTTAQRQEEDEEQEDIKRRNEEIKNILTNAFDDLDNDDDEASSVNSSRCYNDVTRDTERSHAGGLVFDTTRSESGPTVSQIQREFGVYGRVDASNDCNDQPQSNFEHQNADRGPTISDIQREYGVYGQPETPYSKNTANNMVNSLDSPYELPKPSNPGYPHNIRAQLNEGYTFPESYPPNYKTPTSHFGTATENYRDNGYIDDYEKNGPYKAIQEFGGGDSEVTSDHFKHCFQTSPNGGPVDENTAYKTAEYNSNEQLQVLYSVRMREIQRLTEELQQLQEERKEETSQLSRKLALAQAEVERSNLSRNQAQNLLVDAKVEIGDLQAKLAALKENVAVLEKTKQNMGEELSISKNSVADLQQKIAVLERVQMLQTTDKTHEKFLKQAQEKHTIEMKNMQIQIDALTDKLNAKETSYVALEHKLADVRRAHETLMVDKGDTMNRLSRALEESQAQCRHLMASHNVQEVTKLETQLRIVTEEKDELVKTVHELQRKLDLAKSDITQYDSLLATTCEEESDSMRQLKLGELHNRSKSKPADDITNKLRGELQRCLAGQAVKRKEINRLENTLAQKEREVEQASSLAQTCQEEAARYARRVNELEMELKSLLTDKAMKANAEIQKLSDHLNDTKKLCDNLQTEKNELELKLQQALVRNEENLRRVHQEILAEQEKEAVGEYNKEYLEIHEKAVQRVRQEAQVEIVQLSVQLEQTQKELDRVKELYVDVCGTKEQLIAQHQEEIAELKVTYADFETHKAMADKMNRDLETQASVIKRLTKECELYRSKNVELENDLSHERQRREEHAKRIHVEIERTKEETLKELRNAYPNRNISVILPDHCSEHVDKITQLEDDCKRLEEKLSNVVEERKKMSELQTNLDDARLKIAQLEIAHESLKKKCEDVARDRNSCRDQISALELELLNAKRSTQSNSQESSDIRQSLERAQSEYESLQKEYDSVLRDRNTLKDKLSTLEIKQLQGNTDVNSNSEERMILLANESRRNDEQLQLRSKEINMLKEERDQLVVKLKDQARQFERYVKSQMQVSVELNNSPRSLTGDADLQKMREIAIKEVREEMEEKVTDELKGIEEQHKQRQKEIEEQYKTLLLELQSRCREKTEEVEAVKETMIAERLQLQSRFKAQEQTIAKMIEAKLEKMHHELVARKIRIESLLEELRRREIDMEEQRNVMAQVMSEWASEIRSVKTKEAEMNQDIEKLKQKEEALTEEVKDLKQTEEDMKSNINMLKHKYQSARKTAQNYKELAENKEKFFLSECERIKEGYKRAMNQVQQKVDAIVSSQEKQVSTKMAELESQYEEQLEQMRLKMKYKNKC